Genomic DNA from Acidobacteriota bacterium:
CGCGCTGGCCTACGGCCTGGACAAGACCAGGGACCACACCATCGCGGTGTACGATTTCGGCGGCGGAACGTTCGACGTCTCCATCCTGGAGGTGGGCGAAGGCGTGGTGGAGGTGAAGTCCACCAACGGCGACACGCATCTGGGCGGCGACGATGTGGACCAGAAGGTCATCCAGTGGATCGTCGAGGAGTTCCACAAGGACCAGGGCATCGATCTGTCGAAGGATCGCATGGCCATGCAGCGGCTGAAGGAAGCCGCCGAGAAGGCCAAGATGGAACTCTCGACGGTAACCGAGACCGACATCAGCCTGCCTTTCATCACCGCCGACGCCAGCGGCCCGAAGCATCTGAGCCTGCGCCTGAGCCGCGCCATCTTCGAGAAACTTGTTGACGACATCCTGCAGCGCACCGTCGGCCCATGCCGGCAGGCGTTGAAGGATGCCGGCCTGCAGCCCTCACAGATCGACGAAGTAGTGTTGGTCGGAGGATCCACGCGCATTCCCAAGGTGGGACAAATTGTAAAGGAATTATTCGGCCGGGAGCCCCATCGCGGCGTGAATCCCGATGAGGTGGTTGCGATTGGCGCGGCCGTACAGGCTGGCGTGCTGGGCGGCGAGGTCAAGGACTTGCTGCTTCTGGACGTAACTCCGCTGACACTGGGCATTGAAACGCTGGGCGGCGTCTCCAGTGCGCTCATCCAGCGCAATACCACGGTGCCCACGCGCAAGACAGAAACGTACTCGACCGCCGGCGATAATCAGACTTCCGTTGAGATTCACGTTCTGCAGGGCGAGCGGCCCATGGCACGAGACAACCGGACGATTGGCAAGTTCACCATGGTGGGCATTCCGCCGGCGCCGCGCGGCGTGCCGCAAATTGAAGTTACCTTCGACATCGACGCCAACGGCATCCTGCACGTAACCGCCAAAGATACGGGCACCGGGAAGACGCAGGAGATCACCATCACGGCTTCGAGCGGTCTGTCCAAGGAGGAGATCGACAAACTGCAGAAAGAAGCCGATGCCCACGCCGACGAGGACCGCAAGCAGCGTGAGGACGCCGAGGCCCGCAATCGAGCCGACAGCATGATCTACAACACCGAGAAGCTGCTGCGCGATAATCGCGAGAAGATTGGCGACGCGGACGCCAAGGAGATTGAAGACGCCATCGTCGCAACCAAGGCCGCGGTGGACGGCGGCAAGACCACTGCGGAGATTGACCAGGCTGTGGACCGGCTTACCAAGGCCACGCATCGCCTGACAGAAATCATGTACCAACAAGCGGGCGGGCCGACCACCGGCGAAACGGGTCCGGAAACCAGTGGCGCGGATAGCACCGCCACTCAGGCGGGCGGCAGCCCCGGCGATGTAATCGACGCGGAGTTTGTGGACTCGGACGAGAAGAAGGGCTAAGCAGTCCGTTCGGCCCACTAGCCCGGCATATCAGCAGGATATTAGCGCGCGCGTAGCCCGTGCTCAGCTGGCGTGTACGGCGATGGAGCGGCAACCAGAAGGCTGGCATGGCGGAGAAAAGCGATTACTATCAGACCCTTGGCGTAGGCCGCAAGGCCACGCCCGAGGAGATCCGCAAGGCCTATCGCAAGCTGGCGCGCAAGTGCCATCCTGACGTCAACCCCGGCGACAAGAACGCGGAAGAGAAGTTCAAAATACTCTCGGAAGCAAATGATGTTCTGAGCGACGCCAAGAAGCGGAAGGTATACGACCGGCTGGGCTACTACTCCGATGCCGCCGCCCACGCCACCGCCGAAGGTTTTCCCAGTGCGGGCGGACGGCGGCCTGTGGATTTTTCCGGCTTTGAGTTCAATGACTTTCCCGCTGGCGCTGGCGAAGCGGGACCGACCTCCTTCCGCGATATTTTCTCCAACATGTTCGGGCGCGAAGAGCCTGCCGAAGCTCCCGCCGAGATGGGCACGGACATCGAGTATCAGGTCGCCATCGGGTTCTGGGATGCCATCCGCGGCGCCACCACTCGACTGCACATCAATCGCTTCAAGTCCTGTGGCGTGTGCCACGGCAAGGGCGGCACGGGCCATGAGACGATCTGCCCGGAGTGTAAAGGCAGCGGCTCTGGCACCAAATCCATGGGCGCCATGCGCTTCAACGTCACCTGCCCACGCTGCCGAGGCAAGGGCCGCTTGATTCAGGCCTGCACGGCGTGCAAAGGCGAGGGGCGCCGACCGGAGACCGAGCAACTCGATGTGCGCATTCCCGCTGGCGTGCAGGATGGCTTTCGCGTGCGGGTAGCGGGCAAGGGCAATACGGGGCGTCAGGGCACGCACGCCGGAGACCTCTACATCATCACCAAGGTGGGCGCGCATCCTTTCTTTGAGCGCCACGGCGACGACATCCATTGCGTGGTCCCCATTACCATCACCGAAGCCGCCATGGGCGCGAAGATTGAAGTGCCCACCATTGATCAGGCGCGCGCGCTGCTGAAGATTCCGCCAGGCACGACCTCCAGCCAGCGCTTCCGGCTGCGCGAGAAGGGTGTGCAGTCCATTAAGACGGGCCAGCGCGGGGATCAATATGTGGAAGTGCGCATCACTCCGCCCGCGGTCGCCGATGAGCGCTCAAAGGAGATTCTGCGCGAACTGGCGCGGCTGAATCCGGAAGACCCGCGCGAAAAGATTTACCTCAATACCGCGCGGTAGCGCCTGAACAGAGCCGCGACCGTGAGGGAGCGGACCGGCCCATCGATCACGGATAATCAGCGAACGGGTCCGCTCCCTCACGGTCGCGGCTCTGTTTAGGCTCGGACAAGAGAAACGAAACGACCATGGCTCCAATACCATGACACCAAGAGGCAGAAAAAAAGCCGCGCACATGATCTCGGCCATTGCCGAGACTTATGACGTGCATCCGCAGACGTTGCGCCTCTACGAGCGCGAAGGTCTGCTGAAACCATCGCGCACGGAAGGCAACACGCGCCTCTACACGGACGCAGACATCGAACGACTGGAGCTGATCCTGAGCCTGACGCGCGACATGGGTGTAAACCTGGCAGGCGTCCAGGTGGTGCTGAACATGCGCGCGCGCATGGAGCAGATGCACCGCGAGATGAAAGATTTCGTCGAGATGGTCCAGCGCGAAATGATCCATCAAGTGCCCACGACGCCGTTTCCGAAAAATGCGCTGGTGCGCGTGTTGCCCACCATGAGGCCGCCGGCAAAGAAGATCATTGCCGTGGCCACGCGCCAATCAAGTAAGTCCCCGTCCGGTAATGCAAGGTCCGGGGACGCAAAGAAGAAGTAACTCATCCGGACCATGAAATCGGTCGTGGCGCTGGCTTACAATACTTGTTCCCAGACTGTATCCGGCTGCTGGACGCGGAGTTCGACTTTCATAATGAAACCCTCTTCCACCATACCCCCTATCGAGCTGCTGATCTTTGATCTGGACGGCACGCTCATCGACTCCACGCTCGACCTGATGCTTAGCGTGAATGCTACGCTGACGCATCTAGGTCGTGAAACGCTGGACGAGAAGACCATTGCTTCCTACATTGGGCGGGGCGCTTCCGATCTGATCGAGCGGGCTACGGGCGGAGCGGCCAGCGAAGCGGAGATCGCCGCAGGCCTCGATTACTTCATCCGCTACTACGCGGAGCATAAGCTGGATAACACGAAACTCTACCCGGGAGTGCGCGAGACGCTGGAGACGCTGTACGCTCCGCCTCCCCTGAATGGAAATGGCCATGAGCCGGTCTCTGCGAAAATCAACGGAAACGGCGCGCCGCTCGGAGCAGTCCGCCTCGCGCGCCACAGAACACGCACGATGACGGTGTTGACCAACAAGCCGGAGCGTGCCAGCCGCTCCATCCTGCACGAACTAGACTTACTGCGAATGTTTCCTCACGTACTCGGCGGCAACACGCTGCCCGCCAAGAAGCCAGACCCGCTGGGCATCCACACCCTGCTCGAACGCACCGGCATTGCGCCCGAAGCCGCGATGATCGTGGGCGACTCCGACGTGGACATCCAGGCAGGCGACAACGCCGGCATCTGGACCTGCGGAGTAACCTACGGCATCGGCACAATCGACAGAAACGCCAACCCGCCCGACCTGTTCATCGACAACTTCTCTGAACTGACTTCAATCCTGTGATCGGTAGGGACAGGCCTCCGGTCTGTCCTTACCTAAGACCGCAAAATGGCGGCGTTACATCAGTACCAATCGAGCGTAGGATTCGTTAACATCTGAGCAGAGGCACACGTGCGCAGGAAGCTTCTATTGGATGCGGCGCGTGGAAATGCGACACGATGCTCTATTGGATTACATTTGCGACGGGGTTGATTGGCGTCAACGTCATCACCTTTCTCACTCTGCTGTGGTGTCTGCGTCCGTGGGTGAAGGCCGCCCGCCGTCGCCGTGTCCTGGCGTGGATGGCCGTCGTCTTCTTGATTTTGAACCTGCCGCTGGCCGTGTTCTTCTTCCGCCCGCTGGATATGTTCCTCATGACGTTCCCGGCGGCGGTCATGGAAATGCTGTTTCTGCCCTCGGCGGCGTGGGTGACGGCGCTGCTGCTGTACTCACTGCTGGTGAGCTGCGCAGCTGCCGGCTGGGCCGCGTGGTCATTGTGGCAAAAGCTTCTTAGATACCGGACATCGACTCGGCATCCCCTGCCGAAAGTGGAAGCGCCTACGATGGCAATGAGTATGCCAGCCGACGTTACCGTCAATGAACCAGCACCAGTAGCGGTTTGGCCGGAGCGGCGCAAGTTCATTGCTGGGGGCGTGTGGCTGGCGCTGCCTGCGCTGTATGGCGTCAGCGTCTATGGCCTGCACGGCGCGCTCGATGATCTTGAGGTCAGCCCGGAGCTGCCCATTCCCATTCCACACCTCTCTGCCGCGCTCGATGGCCTGCGCGTGGTGCAGCTCTCGGACATTCACGTCGGGCCGTACCTGCGGCGGCGCGAACTCGAGAGTCTGGTGGTGCGTGTGAATGCGCTGCGCCCGGACATCATCGCCATCACCGGCGACCTGATCGACCGCGACCTGGCGAGTCTGCCCGATACCGTTGCCGGACTGCGCGGACTGCGTGCCAGTCAGGGCATCTACATGGTGCTCGGCAATCACGATCTGTTTGCGGATCGCTACAGCTACACGTCGCAGCGCCGCGGCGGTGTCGAGATCGCCGAGGCCATGGTCCGCATTGGAGTACGGACGCTGCGCGACGAATCGGCGATGGTCGGCGAAGGAAATGATCAACTGGCGGTGATGGGTCTGGACTGGATCGTGCCACGGCGGGAGACCGGCAACCTTTTCTATGACGAGACCCGCACGAGGACGGCGCTGCAAGCAATGGATGCCCGCCTCGCTCCGGAGACTCCCAAGATTTTACTGGTCCATCATCCGGAGAGTTTCCGCGAAGTCCCGGGGCATCAAATCGGTCTCACTCTGGCAGGTCATACGCATGGAGGCGGGCAGATTCTGCTCGGCGACTACGGCGGCCAGCCCGTGGGCCTTGCCATGATACGGTTCAAGTTTACGCGTGGTCTGTACCGCGAGGGCGCGTCGTCGCTCTACGTAAGCCGCGGCATCGGATACCTGGGCGTACCCATTCGCCTCAACTGCCCGCCGGAGATCTGCCAATTTATACTGACGCGCGCCCCATCGGCGTAGCCAAATGTGCGGCAGCGCCCAAAGTGCAAACATTCACGGTTTTTTCCACTCTGACAAACCTGACAACCTTGCCGGACACCAGTTATTGCCAGTAATCCTGAAAGTGTGCAATTTGGTCTTTGCCGCACATTTAGCAAAGTTGTCGGGGTTATATAGCGAGCTATTGGGCGGCGGATTTTTGCTGCGCGGCAGCGTCGAGCTTCGTCAGAAATTCCACATATCTGGGTTCGACCGCGAACACGGCGAAGTCGGGGTCGTCCAGTTTTTTGCGCAGATCCTTGAAGCCTTCCTCGAAGGACTTCTGCAGATTCTGGAGGACCGGCTCGAACTGACCGATCTGCGCGTATGTCTTGGCCATATAGAAATAGTAGGTTCCCTTGTCCTTGATGTCGCGCTGGTGAACGATGGTCCCGGTGCGCCCGGTGCGCTCGAAGATTTGCGGATCGATCTGCAGCGCGTAGCGGTAGCAGTTCATGGCGTAGTCAAACTTCTCGTAGGCAAAATACGCCGTGCCCAGATTGCTGTAGACGACCGGGTCGCGCGGCGAGAGTTGCAGCGCCTTCAGGTAATTCAGGATGGCCGAGCGATAGTTCTTCTGCGCATAATCAATGGCCGCCAGGTTATTCACCGACTCGGCGTAGTTAGGCCGCACGCGCAGGGCGCGGCGATAGGCATCGCGCGCGGCTCGAAGATTTTGATTCTGATGATGGGCGATCCCCAGCTTGTTGAAGTAGGTGGCATTGCGCGGGTCCATCTTGGTCAGCCGTTCATAAAGCTGCGCGGCTTCCGGATAATACTTGCGCACCATGAACAGGTCGGCACGCTGCTCCACGGCCCGCGGATCGGACATGTCCAGATTGGTGAGAATGGGCCCGGAGGTTTCCTGCCAAGCGAACGCGGGACTCAGGCCCAGCACAGGGCTTATGCCAAGCACTGGACTGGCACAAAGGCATATCCATCCGAATAGACAGACTAACTGCCGCGCGCCGAACGAAGAGTGGGCTGACCATGGATAGTCAGCACCTTTGTAAGTAACTTTGTAAGTAGCCTTGTAAGTAACCTTGTAAGTAACCA
This window encodes:
- a CDS encoding HAD family hydrolase, which produces MKSVVALAYNTCSQTVSGCWTRSSTFIMKPSSTIPPIELLIFDLDGTLIDSTLDLMLSVNATLTHLGRETLDEKTIASYIGRGASDLIERATGGAASEAEIAAGLDYFIRYYAEHKLDNTKLYPGVRETLETLYAPPPLNGNGHEPVSAKINGNGAPLGAVRLARHRTRTMTVLTNKPERASRSILHELDLLRMFPHVLGGNTLPAKKPDPLGIHTLLERTGIAPEAAMIVGDSDVDIQAGDNAGIWTCGVTYGIGTIDRNANPPDLFIDNFSELTSIL
- a CDS encoding J domain-containing protein, with product MAEKSDYYQTLGVGRKATPEEIRKAYRKLARKCHPDVNPGDKNAEEKFKILSEANDVLSDAKKRKVYDRLGYYSDAAAHATAEGFPSAGGRRPVDFSGFEFNDFPAGAGEAGPTSFRDIFSNMFGREEPAEAPAEMGTDIEYQVAIGFWDAIRGATTRLHINRFKSCGVCHGKGGTGHETICPECKGSGSGTKSMGAMRFNVTCPRCRGKGRLIQACTACKGEGRRPETEQLDVRIPAGVQDGFRVRVAGKGNTGRQGTHAGDLYIITKVGAHPFFERHGDDIHCVVPITITEAAMGAKIEVPTIDQARALLKIPPGTTSSQRFRLREKGVQSIKTGQRGDQYVEVRITPPAVADERSKEILRELARLNPEDPREKIYLNTAR
- the dnaK gene encoding molecular chaperone DnaK; the encoded protein is MGKIIGIDLGTTNSVVAVMEGGEPKVITNQEGSRLTPSVVGFSKTGERLVGQVAKRQAITNPENTVYSIKRFMGRRYSEVSEEQKIVPYKVAQAPNEDVRIIVDGGKTQLAPPEISAMILQKMKQSAEDYLGEKVTQAVITVPAYFNDSQRQATKDAGKIAGLEVMRIVNEPTAAALAYGLDKTRDHTIAVYDFGGGTFDVSILEVGEGVVEVKSTNGDTHLGGDDVDQKVIQWIVEEFHKDQGIDLSKDRMAMQRLKEAAEKAKMELSTVTETDISLPFITADASGPKHLSLRLSRAIFEKLVDDILQRTVGPCRQALKDAGLQPSQIDEVVLVGGSTRIPKVGQIVKELFGREPHRGVNPDEVVAIGAAVQAGVLGGEVKDLLLLDVTPLTLGIETLGGVSSALIQRNTTVPTRKTETYSTAGDNQTSVEIHVLQGERPMARDNRTIGKFTMVGIPPAPRGVPQIEVTFDIDANGILHVTAKDTGTGKTQEITITASSGLSKEEIDKLQKEADAHADEDRKQREDAEARNRADSMIYNTEKLLRDNREKIGDADAKEIEDAIVATKAAVDGGKTTAEIDQAVDRLTKATHRLTEIMYQQAGGPTTGETGPETSGADSTATQAGGSPGDVIDAEFVDSDEKKG
- a CDS encoding tetratricopeptide repeat protein codes for the protein MVTYKVTYKATYKVTYKGADYPWSAHSSFGARQLVCLFGWICLCASPVLGISPVLGLSPAFAWQETSGPILTNLDMSDPRAVEQRADLFMVRKYYPEAAQLYERLTKMDPRNATYFNKLGIAHHQNQNLRAARDAYRRALRVRPNYAESVNNLAAIDYAQKNYRSAILNYLKALQLSPRDPVVYSNLGTAYFAYEKFDYAMNCYRYALQIDPQIFERTGRTGTIVHQRDIKDKGTYYFYMAKTYAQIGQFEPVLQNLQKSFEEGFKDLRKKLDDPDFAVFAVEPRYVEFLTKLDAAAQQKSAAQ
- a CDS encoding MerR family transcriptional regulator, which translates into the protein MISAIAETYDVHPQTLRLYEREGLLKPSRTEGNTRLYTDADIERLELILSLTRDMGVNLAGVQVVLNMRARMEQMHREMKDFVEMVQREMIHQVPTTPFPKNALVRVLPTMRPPAKKIIAVATRQSSKSPSGNARSGDAKKK
- a CDS encoding metallophosphoesterase, with product MLYWITFATGLIGVNVITFLTLLWCLRPWVKAARRRRVLAWMAVVFLILNLPLAVFFFRPLDMFLMTFPAAVMEMLFLPSAAWVTALLLYSLLVSCAAAGWAAWSLWQKLLRYRTSTRHPLPKVEAPTMAMSMPADVTVNEPAPVAVWPERRKFIAGGVWLALPALYGVSVYGLHGALDDLEVSPELPIPIPHLSAALDGLRVVQLSDIHVGPYLRRRELESLVVRVNALRPDIIAITGDLIDRDLASLPDTVAGLRGLRASQGIYMVLGNHDLFADRYSYTSQRRGGVEIAEAMVRIGVRTLRDESAMVGEGNDQLAVMGLDWIVPRRETGNLFYDETRTRTALQAMDARLAPETPKILLVHHPESFREVPGHQIGLTLAGHTHGGGQILLGDYGGQPVGLAMIRFKFTRGLYREGASSLYVSRGIGYLGVPIRLNCPPEICQFILTRAPSA